Proteins from one Myxococcus stipitatus genomic window:
- a CDS encoding IS630 family transposase: MKRRQRQALLRWGELSGCPLPLRRCMAVAAVARGASCNATARFQGCATSTVVCAVRRYREGGREALRDRRVANGQPKVDDRFREKLSRVLVGTPEDWSWCRPTWTRELLCLELQRRGLPRVSVATMGRALASLGARLKAAKPIVQCPWPGWKRRSRLYELKCLETYAPPGEPVLYMDEVDIRLNPKVGRDWCRPGQRRVVVTPGNNQKRYLAGALNARTRKLTWVEGRSKASALFIQLLWRLASEYPRARRLHLILDNASVHSSKKTLKALAQLGGRIVLHFLPPHCPEGNRIERVWLDLHANVTRNHRCRTMARLMDRVHAYLAARNTQRSASPSLRRADLRRTA; the protein is encoded by the coding sequence TTGAAGCGTCGGCAGCGCCAGGCGCTGCTGCGCTGGGGCGAGCTGAGCGGCTGCCCGCTCCCCCTGCGGCGATGCATGGCGGTCGCCGCGGTGGCGCGCGGAGCGTCGTGCAACGCCACTGCTCGCTTCCAGGGGTGTGCCACCTCCACTGTCGTCTGCGCCGTGCGTCGCTACCGGGAGGGCGGACGCGAAGCCCTGCGAGACAGGCGGGTGGCCAATGGCCAGCCCAAGGTCGACGACCGATTTCGCGAGAAACTCTCGCGCGTGCTGGTAGGCACGCCCGAGGACTGGAGCTGGTGTCGGCCCACCTGGACGCGGGAGTTGCTCTGCCTGGAACTCCAGCGCCGAGGCTTGCCGCGGGTGTCGGTGGCCACCATGGGCCGAGCGCTGGCCTCGCTCGGCGCCCGGCTCAAGGCGGCCAAGCCCATCGTCCAGTGTCCTTGGCCGGGGTGGAAGCGCCGCAGTCGGCTCTATGAATTGAAGTGCCTGGAGACGTACGCGCCGCCCGGCGAGCCGGTGCTCTACATGGATGAGGTGGACATCCGCCTCAATCCCAAGGTGGGCCGCGACTGGTGTCGGCCCGGGCAGCGCCGGGTGGTGGTGACGCCGGGCAACAACCAGAAGCGCTACCTGGCCGGAGCGCTCAATGCCCGGACCAGGAAGCTGACGTGGGTGGAGGGCAGGTCCAAGGCCAGCGCCCTCTTCATCCAGTTGCTCTGGCGCCTGGCGAGCGAATACCCACGGGCCCGCCGCCTCCACCTCATCCTGGACAACGCCTCGGTCCACAGCAGCAAGAAGACACTCAAGGCCCTCGCGCAGCTCGGCGGGCGCATCGTGCTCCACTTCCTGCCGCCGCACTGCCCGGAGGGCAATCGCATCGAGCGCGTGTGGCTGGACCTGCACGCCAACGTCACCCGCAATCACCGCTGCCGCACCATGGCCCGACTCATGGACCGGGTGCATGCCTACCTCGCCGCACGCAACACCCAACGCTCCGCCAGTCCATCCCTGCGCCGAGCCGACCTCAGGCGCACCGCCTGA